In one Thermococcus sp. 2319x1 genomic region, the following are encoded:
- a CDS encoding MFS transporter: protein MERKKFSWGVVIGLALLGFSRSTGWALNKGLSFPLLSSYTESAFVKGTILALEGFIGILIPPLLGYYSDTLKSKHGRRRPFIMMGGLLAGIAVLVIYTGYALEIPLAGFALTLAVFYFSMHIYTAQFRALMPDTTESGERGKASGVITLFEWAGNLFLFGLAGFLIAKAVAETGESESIKALAQTPYLKIPFIVTSLFLIGAALFVYFIVREPKALEIMEDESLMNYLKSIVTNRDFLKFYAAQTLWWMSFEFVAIFLYGILAFILHGSASEENVKAVTSLGLYLMALFNVTVLLGALPGGLIYDKIGRRLSIIVGGIVFAMPQLWGWFIKTQTQIVVALGLAGLGWGILMAASYPVIGDLLTRYEKEAFTGRYYGFFEATRSLPVLLAGTIGGAIVDLAGGNYRVLFPIGAIMVLVAMPMIWSMKKLEVDKK from the coding sequence ATGGAGAGGAAAAAGTTTAGCTGGGGTGTTGTAATAGGATTGGCACTGTTGGGCTTCAGCAGAAGCACAGGATGGGCATTAAACAAGGGGCTCTCCTTCCCCTTACTTTCCAGCTATACGGAATCGGCATTCGTTAAAGGTACAATTCTTGCCCTCGAAGGATTCATTGGGATTCTAATCCCACCTCTACTCGGCTATTACAGCGATACCCTTAAATCAAAACACGGGAGGAGAAGGCCATTCATAATGATGGGTGGCCTTCTCGCTGGCATTGCGGTGTTGGTAATCTACACAGGCTATGCCCTTGAGATTCCTTTGGCAGGGTTTGCGCTTACATTGGCAGTATTTTACTTTTCCATGCACATCTACACAGCTCAATTCAGAGCTTTGATGCCAGACACCACAGAGAGCGGGGAGCGGGGAAAAGCCAGTGGAGTCATAACCTTATTTGAATGGGCGGGCAATCTCTTTCTTTTTGGACTCGCTGGATTTTTAATAGCCAAAGCAGTGGCAGAAACGGGGGAGAGTGAGAGCATAAAAGCTTTAGCTCAAACTCCTTACCTTAAGATACCTTTTATTGTGACATCGCTCTTCCTCATAGGGGCTGCTTTGTTCGTTTACTTCATAGTTAGAGAGCCAAAGGCACTTGAAATCATGGAAGATGAAAGCCTGATGAACTACCTCAAGAGCATCGTTACGAACAGGGACTTCCTCAAATTCTATGCTGCCCAGACCCTTTGGTGGATGAGCTTTGAGTTTGTGGCTATATTCCTCTATGGGATACTTGCTTTTATCCTCCATGGAAGTGCAAGTGAAGAAAACGTAAAAGCCGTTACCTCACTCGGCCTTTATTTAATGGCACTGTTCAATGTGACCGTCTTGCTTGGAGCCCTGCCTGGAGGTTTAATTTACGACAAAATCGGAAGGAGATTGAGCATCATAGTGGGCGGAATTGTGTTTGCTATGCCCCAGCTGTGGGGATGGTTCATAAAAACCCAGACCCAAATAGTGGTGGCACTTGGGCTTGCTGGACTTGGCTGGGGAATACTGATGGCGGCGTCATATCCAGTTATCGGAGATTTGTTAACCCGGTACGAGAAAGAAGCATTTACTGGAAGATACTATGGATTCTTTGAGGCAACACGTTCCTTGCCTGTATTGCTGGCTGGAACAATAGGTGGAGCCATAGTTGATTTAGCAGGAGGAAACTATAGAGTTTTATTCCCCATAGGAGCTATCATGGTGCTGGTGGCAATGCCAATGATATGGAGCATGAAAAAACTTGAGGTGGATAAGAAATGA
- a CDS encoding SLC45 family MFS transporter produces MPEFNYRRIFLLGFGFFGISIIWSLYNAYIPIFLQDTFRMSRTVTGFVMTIDNLFAVLLLPFLGALSDKTRTRIGRRKPYILLGAPSAALLFALIPVARRYENLALFMGTIVFMNFFMALFRSPVIAFMPDITPSEKRSQANGIINFMGGIGALLAYFGGKLLYDINYAYPFFVGAAIMLIANLLVVFFVPEPKEYCLPGEKINLKKLIKETSKKSFGELKENLKDVFASKEKSLLFILLSIFLWFIAFNSVETFFTSYAKYHLGIEESTGAFMMGVVSLSFMLFAIPAGFIGGRIGRKKTITMGLVLTTAVMVLAYLLGEASKPQSSALTDPVVLKFMVLFFFGGIGWAMINVNSLPMVVDMTTEEKLGGYTGLYYFFSQAANLVAPPLAGAFLDVIGYSTLLPFAAIFFILATITVQFVKRGDIKGKVGDVYELIPDMD; encoded by the coding sequence GGGTTTGGGTTCTTTGGAATAAGTATAATATGGTCTCTGTACAATGCATACATCCCGATCTTTCTTCAAGACACATTTAGGATGAGCAGGACTGTTACTGGTTTCGTCATGACCATCGATAACCTCTTTGCGGTGCTGCTGTTGCCTTTCCTCGGTGCTTTGAGCGATAAAACAAGAACAAGAATAGGCAGAAGAAAGCCCTACATCCTTCTTGGAGCTCCTTCAGCAGCGTTGCTCTTTGCACTTATTCCAGTAGCGAGAAGATATGAGAACCTTGCGCTCTTCATGGGTACGATAGTCTTCATGAACTTCTTCATGGCACTGTTTCGTTCTCCTGTAATAGCCTTCATGCCAGACATAACTCCAAGTGAAAAGAGAAGCCAAGCAAATGGAATCATAAACTTTATGGGAGGCATTGGAGCGCTTTTGGCTTACTTTGGGGGGAAGCTTCTCTATGACATAAACTATGCCTATCCATTCTTTGTTGGAGCGGCGATAATGCTCATCGCCAACCTCCTTGTAGTTTTCTTTGTACCAGAACCAAAAGAATACTGCCTTCCCGGGGAGAAAATAAACCTCAAGAAGCTCATAAAGGAGACCTCAAAGAAAAGCTTTGGTGAACTCAAAGAGAACCTCAAGGACGTATTTGCAAGTAAAGAAAAGAGCCTGCTCTTTATTTTACTCTCGATATTCCTCTGGTTCATTGCCTTTAATTCAGTGGAGACATTTTTCACAAGCTACGCCAAGTACCATCTTGGGATTGAAGAAAGCACTGGGGCGTTCATGATGGGGGTTGTTTCCCTAAGCTTCATGCTATTTGCAATTCCAGCTGGATTCATCGGAGGAAGGATAGGAAGAAAGAAAACAATAACCATGGGCTTAGTGCTTACAACAGCTGTAATGGTATTAGCTTATCTTTTGGGAGAGGCTTCAAAACCCCAGAGCAGTGCATTGACGGACCCCGTGGTGCTTAAATTCATGGTGCTCTTTTTCTTTGGCGGCATTGGCTGGGCGATGATAAACGTTAACTCCCTTCCAATGGTCGTCGACATGACTACGGAAGAGAAGCTTGGAGGTTACACCGGGCTCTATTATTTCTTCAGCCAAGCGGCAAACCTTGTAGCTCCGCCTTTAGCAGGTGCATTTTTAGATGTCATTGGTTACAGTACTCTGCTGCCCTTTGCGGCAATTTTCTTCATATTGGCCACCATAACGGTTCAATTCGTTAAAAGAGGAGACATAAAAGGAAAAGTTGGCGATGTTTATGAGCTGATACCGGATATGGACTGA